cacctttcatgataaaaacaatcAACTAATTAGGAATAAAAGAGAGcctcctcaacctgataaagattGAGCCATACCTTTGAGTGTTCTGAAAGGAAGTCTGGAAGCAGATAAACTTGTGCCAGTAGCTCTGTGTAGTCACGACAacgaaaataataaatatgggaaagaatattttcaagaGTGAAATCCTGCAAAGCTTTTGGGTGctctgaaataaacaacaaaacaattttaaaatagttttacctGTCATTTCACAAGCTATCATTTCATAATTCCTGACCTCTTATTTTCACCTTTTCCACTGTTTCCTTACATACTAGACTATCTAGAAATTGTTTAGACACATACACAACTAGAGTTTTAATGTCtatcttttcatatttctagttattGGCTTCCATTGAATAGAAGTAACACAATGgaatttctttcttgtttttttcataagactccaaattaaaagttaaaaggaaaaatgttgaaaagaagCATATTTTCCCCTTAAATGCCATAGTATAATTTGATATTTAAGTAGAaacaatgatataaaataaaattctctccttagatttgtttttttaaaaataaccagatTGGTCCTGGACatatttcagagaaaaacaagttaaaaatcATTGCATTTAAAAACGTACTTAAGTTTTAACGctgaaagaaaaaccaagaaattaaatttcagaaaatattgcCTATTACAAATATACATTTAACCAGTTCATTTTTAACCAAAAAACAACAGCTTAATCACACACCaatcattaaaaactatattgcAGTGCTACATCCACAATATTTACAAGATCTTAAGACTCTATTACAAATTACACCTGTGACATGGATAGCTTGCAGGACTTTCAATAGATATACCGGTCACTGGTTAAAAAGGACACCTAGTactacaatgaaaataaaaatattcagctGATTATATTCATTTAAAGGGAATACAAACATCTTAGGAAAAGCATtatgttttttaacatttctagAGAAAAGAATAAGGACTGCACATccgaaaaataaaatacaataaagcaaaagaaaacagtcaAACCAGAAACCATTTAATTTTATGAGTAATTGAAGGACAAGAACTTGAAAAcaaattaccttaaaaaaaacttttttaatctAACACTTTATTTCCACACAATAAGCGCAGAAAAACTTCCCAACACTTTTAACAATACAATTAACATAGTTGTGAAGTCAATTACATACTACTCAGAGCCACATAAGGTCAATCAGCCTAATTTTCCAAACATTTCCAGACATGATTTTTCAAGGCCACCCTTGGTTTTTGGAAAAACCAGTATGAAAGTCAATATACACTGAATGCATTGACACAACATTTAATATTTACAGTAAGGTTTCCAGTAACATTAGCTAACACCTGGCAGGCCAGAGCATGATGATTTGAAGTCATACATTGAAGTACAGGTTTTGTCCCAGAGCTCCTGCAGTAAAAAGTGAgggccataaaaggggaagaaaaggcCAGCCCAGGTGTGGCATTTCTCAATTTGTAAGAGAAGTATGAGAGTTTAATACTAGTACACGGCCAAGTCGTTAAGCTTCACGTTCCAAATGGTCTCTTGCTTGAGATGGATACAAatgaaaattacttttattatacAGAAAGAAGAGCACTTGCTAACTTACCTTCTCCCATATGTGTTCCTGCTATAAGCTGCAGGTGCTGAATGCAGGCATTCGCAAGGTCTACCACTCTATCAACCATAAAACTCCCCTCTGTATCAATAAAAACTGCTTCACCTTCCACTCCTCCAAAACATTCTGGTATCTGCACATCTACTGCCAACTGCATACTGTCAAGAGAAAGAACTGAAATGACCAAATCATTATCATGATCATCtaaggcagtgtttttcaaactccAGATCACAACCCATTAGATACCACTAAATATTTTATAGGTATAAATATACTCTGCAAGGTAACAGAGATGGTTGACTCTCCCCGGCTCCAAACATATGTgaatcaattgatgaatggattaGGGGGAGGGTGTGCCTATAAAACCACAATTAAGGACTCTTTAGTGGTTTTTAGGCTTCTGGGAATGCAACCCTTTCTTATTATACAAAAATCTACTTTCAAACATTTGgctttcaaatatattctcaggaATTAATTCTATAACAAAGTAGAAGACTGCTTGTTGACCCCACTGACCACACTATACTGTTGCAAAAGAAACactttttaatatcaaaataattgTATCAATTTATCAAGATGGGGTGCTGACATAAGGCAAGTGTTGATTTGTttaatgcacacatacatacacacaaaattaaGAGCACATACATGCCTTTTTTGGTCTCCTAACTGTATACCCACAACACAATACTCTGTTACTTACATAAATGTAAGAGgggaacattttattttaccataattGTGTTTTTCCAACACCTGGTGCAccacaaatttctgttgttttggttAAGGGTATGCCACCCCCAAGAATATTATCTAGTGCTGAACAGAAGGTAATTATGAAACTCTGGGTATGCTCCTGCTCAAGAAGTTCCAGTGCTGTACACCTCTTGCCTGACTCAGCTGTACCAGCATAACTTGCTTTATTTGTGAGACATTCTCTTCTTATAATTTGCAGAGTTTCTAAGGCTTCCTCTTTAGATATCCCAACTTCTGCaagtaagaaacagaaacaaaaacatctgattttagaaatttaaaagtcATATGTTATTGAGTTgtcttcattaattttaatttttaaataacaagaaTGATGCCAAGAGTagagaaacataaaaatgtaacattcgattaactatttaatttttCAAGTTAATAAAGGcatttatctatgttttcttAGTCCTCACATACTTAAAAGATTTATCTATTACCTCAGAAACAGAATTCAAAAACCTAAACCTCTAAAGCATTTCTGAGTACCTACAAGAGTATCTATCTCAGAAGGTAGAAatgaaaatgtcctttttttttccttttggtccttttactatctctttggtcttttaCTATCTCTTTTGGTCTTATGAAGCCATAATAAACTTGCTCTCATAAggtatacaaattattttttagaaaagaatgaaaatggccTCTTTAACTGCCTAAAACAAGATGCAGATTTAAGAAGCGCAAGTGCATGTATTATTCATGAAAACATTGGAATGAAAAATTCATGGATCACTGCAAactatttaataagaaaaattatttgatgcACCAATAGCTTAAACAATACACTTATGCTTCCTCAACTATACAATTTCACTCCTGACAACATGGCCTAAGAAGTGAAATGGAAATTACAAAACAAGCTGCTTATGGAAGAAATAATGGAGAGGATATCACTTCTGTGTTTCACATATCAGTGCTTGATTGGGTAAGGATATGAACTATAAATTTGGCGCTAACAAAAGACATTAATGGtgctaaggaaatgaaaattccATCCAATTTAAGAGCCTTAACTCGTCTGATTACTTAGGTTTGTCATTCCTGACTGCACCACTTACTATGTAGTTACCATgcatgggcaagttacttctttATGCCTCAGACTTTTCTTCTACAAAATGGGAATGAAACAACACACATAAAAATCTTGGTAGAACACTAAGCCCATCCAAAATGCTTAATAATTGTTAGCTACTATTATCATTCatattctctcatttcttttttgtaaaaccAACCTGTTGAAAGAAAATGAGCCCATCAAACTTTGGGGGATACAGTCTTTGGCATAAGACTTAAGACAAATAGTTAACATTGGGTCTACAACATTTGTTCTTGAGTGGAGAGTTGAAACCTTATTTGCCATCGTTAAGGGCAATGTTATCTATCTTAATAACACAGTTCTGGGCATAGTGTAGTGTAATGTGCACAGTGAGAGTGACTGCAGACAGCTTCATTATTGTGTACCTCAGAAGGAAGTGGTTCCCACCAACATATAATCTACAGTGTTCTGGAATgtgagttttggggtttttttcagtgAATTACATTAAGAGAAGCGATGTCTTCTTTCTACTGCTTTCTCCAGGTTCTGGGGATTCTACTCCCTTTGTCACTCTTAATTTATCTCATCCTATCACGAACAGtgcatttcttaaatttacgaatcgtgcatttcttaaatttaatccCTGCCCCTTGGATTTTGTAACAGCGAAAATTAGACAGCCTGTCTGGATTTCAATCCTGCCTCCACAACTTCCTAGCCCACTCATAATGAAAAGTTACTTAGCATCCCAAGCATCAGTTCCTTCATCTATATATTGAACATAATAATCCACGTTAAAAGGGTTCTTTTGagtataaatgagataattctcAGAGGCTTCAGCAGGCACTGGTAGAGAAAGCAACTGGTGAATGTTTCCAAGGCCACAGTTCTAACCATTCAAACCACACTTAAGTGGAGTCAAGGAGCTGTTTCACGGTGTAAACGCGGCGGTGGGCGGCGCCAGAATCTGGCCGAGAACGGGGATGGAGGCGGCCCCGACAGCGGCCAGAGTGCCTCAGCTTGTAATGGGAGTCCGTTACCTTTGCTGAGCTCGGAGGGTTTCACCTCTAGGAGTTCCTCAGCAGTCTGGAAACCTGCAGCCACCAGCTTCACCCGCACCGCTGGGGATAGGGGCAAACTCACTAAATCCCGCTGCATTTCAAAGCCGAACACCTACGCTCGCAGTTGCGCAAACGCCGAAGCGGCCAAGCCCGCGCACGCGCACCCGCCGCGCCACGTGACGTCAGACGTAAGGCGGAAGGGTGGGGTCCGCGGCGTGACTGCACGCGGCCTTGGGCTTTGGGGCTCTGCGGCTCTGCGGCTGTGCGGAAGTCTGGTCTCTCTTACATATGTTGCCCCGTTTCCATCGTGATTCTTCCAAATCCCATTTAAAGTTTGCCCATCAAACGTACATCCTGACAATAAAAAGATGGATGGAGACCGCAGGATGCAAAGCCAGGCCCAGTGGGTCTTACCACATTTCCTCACCTCCACCCTGACCTGTTGGGTGGAGGCCTCAGGGTTGTTAGTAGGAATGATCTCCCCGAATGGGAGCTAAGCTACCCACAGACACTGGCATGTTACCGGTTTGGGGTACAGAACAGTCGTATAAAGAATACTTACTCTCCATCCCCGTAATAGGATTCCAGGGTCTTGGGTCTTCTTGCCGGCTGTCCCCCTTGCTAGgccccctcacctttcccgccCTCGCTCTCGCGAGGGATTGTGGGCCAGCCCCCCAGAGCCGCGGGGCACGCTCGGCGCCGAATCCCCGCAGCCGCCCACGTCTTGCCGCGAGTCGAGTCTGGAGCATGACGGGTTGAGACCGTTAGTTCTTCACGGCCTGCCTAGAAGTAGCTGGATAAGTAAGCAAGTATAGTCCCCATAGTGGGCTGGGCATGGGTTCCCCCGGTCCTTGAGAGGGAGGAGTTGGGCTACGCAAGAGCTCCTGTTGTGGTACAGAGTTGGTAAGGGACCACTTCTAAAATAGAGAATTTTGGGGGAATTGAGAGGCGGTTTGGAAGGTGGCTTGTAAAGTCTTTACTTGTCCAGGAGAGTATAATTTATTTAAGGGAGAAACTCATTCCGTTCCTTTAGGCGACGTTTCTTAGCCTTGACTTTTCTTCCTAGCTTAAAGGAACTCCCTAAATATTGCAAATCAGAACCCTTTAAGTACATAAGCTTTAAGGAAGGAAATGTGCTGACCGCTTTAGCAAATCCTACACATTTCCAAGGCTCACAGCCATGCCACAAGGAACATAAGGACATGGAATCTCAGAGCAGTTTTTTTGAAGCCAAAGTTAAAACCTAGTACCCTTTTTTCTTCCCTGAGCTACCTCCAAATTGTGAGGTAGCTcttggagtgggggtggggggaaaattCTAGAAGTATGTGTCCCCCATTTGATAGGGCAGGAAAAGTCTGGTAGGACTAGTCAAAATGTGGTTTATTTGCCACTCTGTATGTTGCTTATCTTCTAGTATGTTACACATCTGGACATACAGGGAGCATTACATAAATGTTGTCCACTGGGAGAATTCATGCTTATACTTATCAAGTAACCAGGGTCCTGGATGAAGAAAAGATGGTGTTAACATATTCAGGGATAGCTCTTCAGGTCGTTCAGTGAAACGCAATGGAATCGGTCGTGTTAGAATTTTGTTTCATTAGCAGTGGGGAGTTAAACTAGTCGACTCTATCTGTAGTTATACTGTTACGCATCATTAATATCCTGACCCTTGAGTTGCTATAATAATTATTGTTTTCACCATCATTCTTAAGATATCTTTAATGCAGTTTGCTCTATAGTCAGGCTTTCAAACTGGGATCCAGTTTTACGAGGTCAGGCGCCAGGAAATAACGCTGTGGGATTTTTACGGAAGGTGCACCTTCCTATACTGTCAGGTTTTCTCAGATATTTATTTAGAGAGGGAAGAATTGAATGAGTTAAGTGGTGagccatttaaaacattttctattaaACAAGCATTAATATATTGTAGAGTAAAATGCAAGTATAAATTTAAGATAAACATAATAGTTTGAAGAAAGATCCAGTTTAAACTGGATATTTCAGTAGTCTCCCAGATTTTCCTGCGAGtatgttattattttcctttgcaaTTTGGGGTTACTTGATTTTGAGAAGTACTGTTATGGGGAAATAagcatgagc
This Balaenoptera acutorostrata chromosome 20, mBalAcu1.1, whole genome shotgun sequence DNA region includes the following protein-coding sequences:
- the RAD51C gene encoding DNA repair protein RAD51 homolog 3 isoform X4 produces the protein MQRDLVSLPLSPAVRVKLVAAGFQTAEELLEVKPSELSKEVGISKEEALETLQIIRRECLTNKASYAGTAESGKSMQLAVDVQIPECFGGVEGEAVFIDTEGSFMVDRVVDLANACIQHLQLIAGTHMGEEHPKALQDFTLENILSHIYYFRCRDYTELLAQVYLLPDFLSEHSKVRLVIVDGIAFPFRHDLDDLSLRTRLLNGLAQQMISLANNHRLAVILTNQMTTKIDKNQALLVPALGESWGHAATIRLIFHWDQKQSRLATLYKSPSQKDATVLFQITPQGFRDAVVATARSLQIEGSLNIRKRSRDSEEEKESKD
- the RAD51C gene encoding DNA repair protein RAD51 homolog 3 isoform X5; amino-acid sequence: MQRDLVSLPLSPAVRVKLVAAGFQTAEELLEVKPSELSKEVGISKEEALETLQIIRRECLTNKASYAGTAESGKRCTALELLEQEHTQSFIITFCSALDNILGGGIPLTKTTEICGAPGVGKTQLCMQLAVDVQIPECFGGVEGEAVFIDTEGSFMVDRVVDLANACIQHLQLIAGTHMGEEHPKALQDFTLENILSHIYYFRCRDYTELLAQVYLLPDFLSEHSKVRLVIVDGIAFPFRHDLDDLSLRTRLLNGLAQQMISLANNHRLAVILTNQMTTKIDKNQALLVPALGESWGHAATIRLIFHWDQKQR
- the RAD51C gene encoding DNA repair protein RAD51 homolog 3 isoform X3; translated protein: MQRDLVSLPLSPAVRVKLVAAGFQTAEELLEVKPSELSKEVGISKEEALETLQIIRRECLTNKASYAGTAESGKRCTALELLEQEHTQSFIITFCSALDNILGGGIPLTKTTEICGAPGVGKTQLCMQLAVDVQIPECFGGVEGEAVFIDTEGSFMVDRVVDLANACIQHLQLIAGTHMGEEHPKALQDFTLENILSHIYYFRCRDYTELLAQVYLLPDFLSEHSKVILTNQMTTKIDKNQALLVPALGESWGHAATIRLIFHWDQKQSRLATLYKSPSQKDATVLFQITPQGFRDAVVATARSLQIEGSLNIRKRSRDSEEEKESKD
- the RAD51C gene encoding DNA repair protein RAD51 homolog 3 isoform X2; the encoded protein is MQRDLVSLPLSPAVRVKLVAAGFQTAEELLEVKPSELSKEVGISKEEALETLQIIRRECLTNKASYAGTAESGKRCTALELLEQEHTQSFIITFCSALDNILGGGIPLTKTTEICGAPGVGKTQLCMQLAVDVQIPECFGGVEGEAVFIDTEGSFMVDRVVDLANACIQHLQLIAGTHMGEEHPKALQDFTLENILSHIYYFRCRDYTELLAQVYLLPDFLSEHSKVRLVIVDGIAFPFRHDLDDLSLRTRLLNGLAQQMISLANNHRLAVILTNQMTTKIDKNQALLVPALGESWGHAATIRLIFHWDQKQRLATLYKSPSQKDATVLFQITPQGFRDAVVATARSLQIEGSLNIRKRSRDSEEEKESKD
- the RAD51C gene encoding DNA repair protein RAD51 homolog 3 isoform X1 → MQRDLVSLPLSPAVRVKLVAAGFQTAEELLEVKPSELSKEVGISKEEALETLQIIRRECLTNKASYAGTAESGKRCTALELLEQEHTQSFIITFCSALDNILGGGIPLTKTTEICGAPGVGKTQLCMQLAVDVQIPECFGGVEGEAVFIDTEGSFMVDRVVDLANACIQHLQLIAGTHMGEEHPKALQDFTLENILSHIYYFRCRDYTELLAQVYLLPDFLSEHSKVRLVIVDGIAFPFRHDLDDLSLRTRLLNGLAQQMISLANNHRLAVILTNQMTTKIDKNQALLVPALGESWGHAATIRLIFHWDQKQSRLATLYKSPSQKDATVLFQITPQGFRDAVVATARSLQIEGSLNIRKRSRDSEEEKESKD